In Crassostrea angulata isolate pt1a10 chromosome 4, ASM2561291v2, whole genome shotgun sequence, one genomic interval encodes:
- the LOC128181221 gene encoding uncharacterized protein LOC128181221, with amino-acid sequence MRNVYVHKDAENMDVPKKRGRPQSLTDSTRKKKRLQANQTHAKSRIFIGEYIEDWNSLRDSLGLKSNPELAGFLLNSHYESQKRLSRQGILSSTPARPHPLPRISELMLSEISSTDSKGNGSTTETAESGVEEMEKSSFLSPATASHQSPISKGEETKRKSSLKTAFSSSFVDPFSLSISITKESEEEKGSVDDDSDDDFDVEEYEVTLGEDETIDIEDVAGGDLVFGNDEVIETEDEPPEYFTGPGITQVLSMEESDVVLASEKVIAYEKQLLLLAKTKIDERCLVKGCPELVEISTKYVASALYIIWSCPRKHIKHRWCSQPLLNNGLHSGDLMIAAAVLCSENNFSKVELMAKILKLHFPSQSSFTRMQRTYLVTAIEEKWDEHLRSFRAELEDKDVVLLGDGRMDSPGHCAKYCTYSMMENDSKKIIAIETLDKREVGKKSTNMEKAGFQRALEDVRSSNNVTEVVTDAHLQIGALMKRQYPQIKHSHDIWHAAKNLGKKIVTAGQEKSCRELLNWSQDIVNHFWHCSKMANTHEEFLDLWVGVLHHVQNEHEWALSYVGLSPGSCSHGELEENRDKEWIEKGSPAHLALTKIVLDKRFLNNIHYYLNFRSTSNLEIFNNHILMYASKRISYSPPVYRARNILAALDYNLSVDLPTDTRKDGTTRYHRTYSKKTGRWTVVQRKTQKTYSHVSDIMRKILQSRLESVGGMHQAAELAEGDPRRISRTIAPKSPPPTTELVVKKKSRFQ; translated from the exons ATGCGCAATGTATATGTACACAAAGATGCGGAAAATATGGATGTCCCAAAAAAGAGAGGACGTCCTCAAAGCTTAACAGATTCAACTCGTAAGAAGAAAAGGCTCCAAGCTAACCAGACTCACGCGAAAAGTAGGATTTTTATTGGTGAATATATTGAAGACTGGAACAGTTTGCGTGACTCGCTTGGATTGAAATCAAACCCCGAACTTGCGGGATTTCTCCTCAACTCTCACTATGAGTCCCA GAAACGCCTTTCAAGGCAAGGAATACTTTCTTCAACTCCTGCTAGGCCTCATCCTCTGCCAAGGATATCAGAGTTGATGCTATCAGAAATTTCGTCAACAGATTCTAAAGGAAATGGCAG TACTACAGAAACAGCAGAGTCAGGAGTTGAAGAAATGGAGAAATCAAGTTTTTTGAGCCCAGCTACTGCATCTCACCAGTCACCCATATCCAAAGGGGAAGAAACAAAGAGAAAAAGTTCATTGAAAACAGCTTTCTCATCTTCATTTGTAGACCCTTTtag TTTGAGTATTAGCATTACGAAAGAATCTGAAGAAGAAAAAGGAAGTGTTGATGATGATAGTGATGATGATTTTGATGTAGAAGAATATGAAGTGACTTTAGG TGAAGATGAAACTATTGACATCGAAGATGTAGCTGGAGGTGACTTGGTCTTTGGAAATGATGAAGTTATAGAGACGGAGGATGAACCACCAGAATACTTCACTGGCCCAGGTATCACGCAGGTGTTGTCGATGGAGGAATCAGATGTTGTACTTGCATCAGAAAAAGTGATCGCATATGAGAAACAGTTGCTGCTTTTAGCAAAAACAAAGATTGATGAGCGCTGCTTGGTTAAAGGGTGTCCAGAGCTTGTAgagatttcaacaaaatatgttgCATCTGCATTATACATTATCTGG tCATGTCCTAGGAAGCATATCAAACACAGATGGTGCTCCCAACCACTGCTCAACAATGGACTACACAGTGGGGACCTGATGATAGCAGCAGCAGTTCTGTGCTCGGAAAACAACTTTAGCAAGGTGGAATTGATGGCAAAGATCCTAAAACTGCATTTTCCAAGCCAGTCGTCATTTACTCGTATGCAACGCACCTATCTTGTTACTGCGATTGAAGAAAAATGGGATGAACATCTTCGCAGCTTTCGGGCAGAGCTTGAGGATAAAGACGTAGTTCTTCTTG GGGATGGACGTATGGACAGTCCTGGCCATTGtgccaaatattgtacatattCCATGATGGAGAATGACAGCAAGAAGATCATTGCGATTGAAACACTTGACAAGAGGGAGGTGGGGAAGAAAAGCACTAACATGGAGAAAGCTGGCTTTCAGAGAGCTTTGGAAGATGTGAGGTCCAGCAACAATGTCACTGAAGTAGTGACTGATGCACATTTACAGATTGGTGCATTAATGA AACGCCAGTACCCTCAAATTAAACACTCCCATGACATATGGCATGCCGCCAAAAACctggggaaaaaaattgtcacg GCTGGTCAAGAAAAGAGCTGTCGGGAGCTGCTGAACTGGAGCCAAGATATAGTTAATCACTTTTGGCACTGCAGTAAAATGGCCAACACCCATGAAGAATTTTTG GATCTATGGGTAGGAGTGCTTCATCATGTTCAGAACGAACATGAATGGGCATTGTCATATGTCGGTCTGTCACCAGGATCGTGCTCCCATGGTGAATTAGAAGAAAACAGGGACAAAGAATGGATAGAGAAAGGAAGCCCAGCACATCTAGCCCTGACCAAAATCGTACTTGACAAGCGCTTCCTGAATAATATCCACTACTATCTCAATTTCAG gaGTACATCAAATTTAGAGATTTTTAATAACCATATTCTCATGTATGCATCCAAGAGGATATCGTATTCACCACCAGTATATAGAGCAAGAAACATCTTGGCAGCTCTTGACTACAATTTGAGTGTGGATCTTCCAACAGATACTCGAAAGGATGGCACAACAAG ATATCATAGGACTTATTCAAAGAAGACTGGGAGGTGGACTGTAGTCCAGAGGAAAACTCAGAAGACCTACAGCCATGTCTCGGATATCATGAGGAAGATTCTCCAAAGTCGCTTGGAGTCGGTGGGAGGCATGCACCAGGCAGCTGAACTTGCAGAAGGAGACCCTCGACGCATTTCCAGAACCATAGCCCCAAAGTCACCACCTCCAACAACCGAGCTTGTGGTTAAGAAGAAATCAAGATTTCAATAA
- the LOC128182529 gene encoding uncharacterized protein LOC128182529, translated as MSEYSYAQEAMYVILCRYIGTPTELTIRREVRDMEEIIKNLLEAYFGKRMMISGSVKEGFRFNSSDRDLMFWLSNHKVITDLSQFCVYDPSKHTLILIEDTDTPPGFVRLQLLTPPRDGFIASSVVPLHNRSYISSSKWRQTLLTSVRRNKAWNQTEIHGPCANCIFNSYENDLALCLHSSSWSRLTCYWRDRCTLHNWPPNHVFDEILRNGCHFVPVGSKLTANENELEWRLSFSQAEQKLVYSMSHTQFLCYGLLKIFLKEVINSDTEEPFLCSYFMKTTMFWLIQIGNITWCPNNLLDCFWKCFKFLLYSVHRGVLSNFFIPQNNIFASKLATERGALTRMHLLEQLNGYYKMGLSCLLQSPTIKPFIEFSELIHVCNNPFRSETFSGRIMIFGDLESCLVEEIYQVEIFQKDTKTCYLNLKSIFLLLHESITENQKLLLQKCTADILVQTAFMLLKYSTDCTNKRAYKSHRLISNLLKLAGRVGDVSYLLYLALYYYRICRYEEVVRIKDLVKSKLLKPYLRYNRVDLEIYNDYVEGLSLSKRMKKAWASSVEMLCVLSYYRLGNMSHCLQSLTDLQTLLLNDDGRYVPLCDRDTSWQILGICQHVVGDLHGALQSYQMSLKQEPFHKLQNASIYRIAFILNRFNERN; from the exons ATGTCTGAATATTCATATGCACAGGAAGCCATGTACGTAATTCTGTGTCGTTATATAGGGACACCGACAGAGTTGACTATAAGACGGGAGGTAAGGGACATGgaagaaattattaaaaatttgttggaagCCTATTTTGGTAAAAGAATGATGATTAGTGGAAGTGTCAAGGAAGGATTTAGGTTTAACTCTTCTGACAGGGATTTAATGTTCTGGTTATCAAATCACAAAGTGATAACTGATTTATCACAGTTTTGTGTTTATGATCCGtcaaaacatactttaattcTCATTGAGGACACTGATACACCACCGGGGTTTGTCAGACTACAGCTTCTGACGCCACCACGAGATGGATTCATTGCATCGTCAGTTGTTCCGTTACATAACAGATCGTACATATCGAGTTCAAAGTGGAGACAAACACTGTTAACAAGCGTGAGAAGAAATAAAGCATGGAACCAGACAGAAATCCACGGTCCTTGTGCGAACTGTATATTCAATAGTTACGAAAACGATCTTgctctttgtttacatagctcCAGTTGGTCAAGGTTAACATGTTATTGGAGAGATCGATGTACTTTGCATAATTGGCCTCCAAACCACGTGTTTGATGAAATATTAAGAAATGGTTGTCATTTTGTGCCCGTCGGAAGTAAATTGACAGCAAATGAAAATGAACTGGAATGGAGATTGTCATTTTCTCAGGCAGAACAAAAACTAGTGTACTCCATGAGTCACACACAATTTCTGTGTTATggccttttaaaaatatttctgaaggaAGTTATCAATAGTGACACAGAAGAACCATTCCTGTGTTCATATTTCATGAAGACCACGATGTTCTGGTTGATACAAATAGGAAATATTACATGGTGCCCAAATAACTTACTGGATTGTTTCtggaaatgtttcaaatttttgttaTATAGCGTCCATAGAGGtgtattatcaaattttttcattCCACAGAACAACATATTTGCCAGCAAATTAGCCACAGAAAGAGGCGCACTGACACGCATGCATCTGTTAGAACAACTAAACGGTTATTATAAAATGGGTTTGAGTTGTTTGCTTCAAAGTCCGACGATAAAACCATTTATAGAATTTAGTGAATTAATTCATGTATGCAATAATCCATTCAGATCAGAGACATTCAGTGGACGTATCATGATTTTTGGTGACCTAGAAAGCTGTCTTGTTGAGGAAATATATCAGGTAGagatttttcaaaaagacaCAAAAACATGCTATCTAAATCTTAAGTCCATATTCCTGTTATTGCATGAATCCATAACAGAAAATCAGAAATTGTTATTACAGAAATGCACTGCAGATATTTTAGTTCAAACAGCGTTTATGTTGCTAAAATATTCAACGGACTGTACAAATAAAAGAGCCTACAAATCCCACAGACTGATAAGTAACTTGTTGAAGCTGGCAGGTAGAGTGGGTGATGTGTCTTATTTGTTGTATCTCGCTCTGTATTATTACAGGATTTGTAGATATGAAGAAGTGGTTAGAATAAAAGATCTAGTAAAATCAAAACTCTTAAAGCCCTATCTCAGGTATAATAGAGTAGACCTAgaaatatataatgattatGTAGAGGGGTTGTCTTTGTCTAAACGTATGAAAAAGGCTTGGGCAAGCAGTGT GGAAATGCTATGTGTGTTAAGTTACTACAGACTAGGTAACATGTCCCATTGTCTACAGTCACTGACAGACCTACAGACACTGCTGCTCAATGACGACGGAAGATATGTACCTTTATGTGACAGAGACACTTCGTGGCAGATACTGGGGATCTGTCAGCATGTTGTGGGGGACCTACACGGGGCGTTACAATCTTATCAAATGTCACTGAAGCAAGAACCTTTCCACAAATTACAGAATGCCTCAATATATAGAATAGCCTTCATTCTTAATCGATTCAATGAACGAAATTAG